In the genome of Hyphomonas sp. Mor2, one region contains:
- a CDS encoding MFS transporter, which produces MANAKATVGPTHPLMIAIIVGAASFSLNGAVPISDALGEEMVFSDAARSISTAFIFGYGVGHLLVGATISPNAARLALIAGITGFVFASAGAALSTETQQILAFRFLQGLFISVCPVLGRLLAWRESATEASAKTLSLATSIFTWIPVFAPLLVVAMLQLHGWRAGYVLIGAYGLAALIVALQIQNLPIPPNRSPRPRSLYLHKRIAGLARTPQTVSGLISVAAAFSGFFLFLASPSVHLVLRGIDPGLATAIATSVIAGAFAIGGLLSRLLLQFWSSEQVLVRTSFFLMITAFLWSLTIGLGVHGLEAIGLAVLYCCLAGTIIPNATIRVLSSNHAEPVLSLSIIGGAKMLVAAMTGALAIQFQLGQDLLFGGTILGLAVLTWAPNIIAGKANGP; this is translated from the coding sequence ATGGCTAACGCAAAAGCGACTGTTGGGCCCACTCATCCTTTAATGATCGCCATTATTGTTGGCGCAGCTTCTTTTTCATTGAACGGCGCGGTTCCAATCTCGGACGCGTTGGGTGAGGAAATGGTCTTTTCCGACGCCGCCCGTTCAATCTCTACAGCATTCATATTTGGATACGGCGTCGGACACCTATTGGTGGGCGCAACAATTTCACCCAATGCGGCTCGCTTAGCTCTTATTGCCGGGATCACTGGCTTTGTCTTTGCCTCGGCGGGAGCTGCTTTGAGCACCGAAACGCAGCAGATTTTAGCGTTTCGGTTCTTACAAGGCCTTTTTATCAGCGTTTGTCCCGTTCTTGGCCGCCTGCTCGCTTGGCGTGAGTCTGCGACTGAAGCGTCGGCGAAGACTCTTTCGCTGGCCACATCCATATTTACTTGGATCCCGGTTTTCGCGCCGCTGCTCGTGGTTGCCATGCTGCAACTTCATGGTTGGCGCGCAGGGTATGTTCTAATTGGCGCGTATGGTTTGGCGGCGCTTATCGTTGCCCTACAAATCCAAAATCTTCCCATCCCGCCAAACCGATCTCCGCGTCCACGCTCACTTTACCTGCATAAACGCATCGCCGGTTTGGCACGTACGCCGCAAACCGTCTCTGGATTGATTTCGGTTGCCGCTGCTTTTTCGGGATTCTTCTTATTTCTCGCCTCACCGAGCGTTCATCTTGTCCTCAGGGGGATTGACCCCGGATTGGCAACAGCGATTGCGACGTCTGTGATTGCAGGTGCTTTCGCGATCGGGGGATTGCTCAGTCGGCTTTTGTTACAGTTTTGGTCCAGCGAACAAGTTCTGGTGCGAACCTCATTTTTCTTGATGATCACGGCGTTCCTTTGGAGCTTGACCATTGGTCTCGGGGTCCATGGTTTGGAGGCAATAGGTTTAGCCGTTCTCTATTGCTGTTTGGCCGGTACGATTATTCCAAATGCAACGATCAGAGTTCTATCGTCCAATCATGCAGAGCCAGTCTTGTCACTTTCCATAATTGGCGGCGCAAAAATGCTGGTGGCGGCCATGACCGGAGCGCTCGCCATTCAATTTCAACTGGGTCAGGATTTGCTGTTCGGGGGCACCATTTTAGGCTTAGCCGTGCTGACTTGGGCTCCAAATATCATTGCTGGCAAAGCTAACGGACCTTGA
- a CDS encoding LysR family transcriptional regulator: protein MMQTKHLMQFAAVASAGNISEAAKRLNIAQPALSQSILTFEESLGIKLFNRHRRGVELTEAGEELLTWAISILDQIETAKETIRQIDESPSGKVTAAFPASVAHAIVEPLCRQVLEKHPRIFLHIEEGLTGNIGRWLFSGRVDIMIDFDVGLSGDLRSEPLISEDLYLIGANLGSNEDIPFADLVDYPLLLPGPEHAMSKAIARFEREQGILLTRVAMEMAVHPMLRNVIAGNCYSISPWSLIHDRVASGTLFARRVVNPTLSREASIVTHRSRPETPAVKLIREAIRKTVIQSHTEDVWRGRLLLEDIDG from the coding sequence ATGATGCAAACAAAACACCTCATGCAATTCGCGGCTGTCGCAAGCGCAGGTAATATTTCAGAAGCCGCGAAACGCTTGAACATCGCCCAACCGGCGCTCAGTCAGTCAATTTTGACATTCGAAGAAAGCTTAGGAATCAAACTTTTCAATCGACACCGACGCGGCGTAGAGCTGACCGAAGCCGGTGAAGAGTTGTTGACTTGGGCGATTTCAATTCTCGATCAAATCGAAACTGCAAAGGAGACGATACGCCAAATCGACGAAAGTCCATCCGGCAAAGTGACTGCTGCGTTTCCGGCGAGTGTCGCGCACGCGATTGTCGAACCGCTTTGTCGTCAGGTGCTGGAAAAACACCCACGCATTTTTTTGCATATTGAAGAGGGGCTTACCGGCAATATTGGTCGATGGCTGTTTTCTGGACGCGTCGATATTATGATTGATTTTGATGTCGGTCTTAGCGGGGATCTTCGTAGCGAACCTTTGATATCGGAAGACCTTTATCTGATCGGAGCAAACCTTGGCTCGAACGAAGACATTCCGTTTGCAGATCTTGTTGACTATCCCCTGCTCTTGCCAGGCCCTGAACATGCAATGTCGAAAGCGATCGCGCGGTTTGAACGCGAGCAGGGAATATTGCTGACCCGCGTAGCGATGGAAATGGCGGTCCACCCCATGCTCCGAAATGTGATTGCGGGAAATTGCTATTCGATCTCTCCGTGGTCGCTCATTCACGACCGAGTTGCTTCTGGAACATTATTTGCGCGCCGTGTGGTCAATCCAACCTTGTCTCGCGAAGCCTCGATCGTCACTCATCGCAGTCGTCCTGAAACGCCGGCGGTTAAGCTGATCAGAGAGGCCATTCGTAAAACCGTAATCCAGAGCCATACCGAAGACGTTTGGCGAGGTCGACTTCTGCTCGAAGACATCGATGGCTAA
- a CDS encoding alkaline phosphatase D family protein produces the protein MLSRRSLIKYFTTAAGCHIVLASSQVLTGCATPAITSSRYSFPQGVASADPQSDAVVLWTRVEGSSESVSLIVQVARDRSFNQIIAEQTVQAEPSLDHTVRVLVTELNSGSTLYYRFLSPDGGVSRTGRTITAPPHGSKMPLKVAVFSCQDYEQGYFSAYRRMMLDDAESDGGNSVAFVLHVGDFIYETIRGPNTVGETDLNGQQINLKNLDGTDRKCGPLPSGGRLSGRGWVLPTTLDDYRTLYRKYLSDPDLQAARAWYPFVQTWDDHELLNDYWQSYYKTESIAELKVAANKAWFEYIPAALDDGGRDVDDHKAHDFKPVDVKNTLASSFDANYLSTEPNNLAAIGSLTIYRTLKWGRTAELFLVDGRSYRGPRGLPQELLTIGRHPYPERPIDPQLIEILNDGREADGGHPPDTISYLGQEIDNPRKDAPRTSMLGQEQKDWLKNGLSSSDAKWKLLGLNVGLMSHGFDDSLHPGGVVNGTLWTDGWDGYPSERREMTQFIKHQGITNVVSLTGDRHAHMAGVVMDDYSDKNASPIAAEFAGGAVSAPSRLIIQKVLSAHDEQLSQLVSFDGQALGLEQKIMPALNAWMLFGAESAKDVSLTGSDERARALANPGVNRHLNYMDTDAYGYFVAEFEQNSCTAEFVSVKEPIDPTDLEAPTVLRRVRFETPVWKQEEGAAVTVAQVTGVAPLGGIK, from the coding sequence ATGCTTTCTCGAAGAAGCTTGATTAAGTATTTTACCACCGCCGCAGGGTGTCATATCGTGCTGGCATCTTCGCAGGTCCTGACAGGCTGTGCGACACCAGCAATAACATCTTCTCGATACAGTTTCCCTCAAGGGGTGGCATCCGCAGATCCGCAATCTGACGCTGTCGTTTTGTGGACGCGGGTTGAAGGATCCAGTGAAAGCGTCTCATTGATTGTTCAAGTTGCGCGCGATCGATCTTTTAATCAGATTATCGCAGAACAGACCGTGCAAGCAGAGCCAAGCCTTGACCATACCGTCAGGGTATTGGTGACAGAGCTCAACTCCGGATCGACGCTCTATTATCGGTTCCTATCTCCAGATGGCGGCGTCAGTCGTACAGGAAGAACCATAACGGCGCCGCCGCACGGTTCGAAAATGCCTCTGAAAGTCGCAGTTTTCTCCTGCCAAGATTATGAGCAAGGTTACTTCTCAGCTTATCGGCGCATGATGCTAGACGATGCCGAAAGTGATGGAGGCAATAGTGTCGCTTTCGTGTTGCACGTTGGCGACTTTATTTATGAAACAATACGCGGGCCAAACACTGTCGGAGAAACCGATTTAAACGGGCAGCAAATTAATCTGAAGAATCTAGATGGCACCGATCGCAAATGTGGTCCTTTGCCGTCGGGAGGGCGACTTAGCGGGCGCGGCTGGGTCCTGCCGACCACCCTGGATGATTATCGAACGCTATATAGAAAGTATCTCTCAGATCCGGACCTCCAAGCGGCGAGGGCCTGGTATCCGTTTGTGCAAACTTGGGATGATCACGAACTCCTCAATGACTACTGGCAGAGCTATTACAAAACTGAATCGATTGCAGAGCTAAAAGTCGCGGCCAACAAAGCGTGGTTTGAATACATACCTGCAGCTTTGGACGATGGTGGACGCGATGTTGATGATCACAAAGCCCACGATTTTAAACCCGTCGATGTGAAAAATACGCTCGCGTCCAGTTTTGACGCCAATTACCTCAGCACTGAACCAAATAATCTCGCCGCAATTGGGTCTCTTACAATCTACAGAACGCTCAAATGGGGCAGAACGGCAGAATTGTTCCTCGTCGACGGCCGCAGCTATCGTGGGCCAAGAGGTTTGCCTCAAGAACTGCTGACAATCGGCAGACATCCATACCCAGAACGTCCTATCGATCCTCAGCTCATCGAAATCTTGAACGATGGCCGCGAAGCAGACGGCGGACATCCGCCCGACACAATTTCTTATCTGGGACAGGAAATAGACAATCCGAGAAAAGATGCGCCGCGCACCTCCATGCTCGGTCAGGAACAAAAAGACTGGCTGAAGAATGGGCTCTCTTCCAGCGATGCCAAATGGAAACTGCTTGGCCTCAATGTCGGATTGATGAGCCACGGGTTTGATGACAGCCTGCATCCGGGGGGCGTCGTCAATGGAACGCTATGGACAGACGGATGGGATGGATATCCTTCTGAGCGTCGCGAAATGACCCAATTCATCAAGCATCAAGGCATCACCAATGTTGTTTCACTGACCGGCGACCGGCATGCCCATATGGCGGGTGTGGTTATGGATGACTATTCCGATAAAAATGCGTCTCCCATAGCCGCAGAATTTGCTGGCGGGGCGGTCAGTGCCCCAAGTCGCTTAATCATCCAAAAAGTGCTCAGCGCACACGATGAGCAACTCTCTCAACTGGTCTCGTTCGATGGTCAGGCGCTTGGGTTAGAGCAAAAAATAATGCCGGCGCTCAATGCCTGGATGTTGTTTGGAGCCGAGTCTGCAAAAGACGTCAGTCTGACCGGATCCGACGAGCGGGCGCGCGCGCTCGCCAATCCAGGTGTAAACCGGCATCTTAATTACATGGACACAGACGCTTACGGGTATTTTGTAGCAGAGTTTGAGCAAAACTCATGCACCGCCGAATTTGTGTCGGTCAAAGAACCGATCGATCCAACCGATCTTGAGGCGCCGACGGTCCTGCGCCGTGTGCGCTTTGAAACGCCCGTATGGAAACAAGAAGAGGGAGCAGCGGTGACCGTCGCGCAAGTCACAGGCGTGGCACCTCTGGGCGGTATCAAGTGA
- a CDS encoding nuclear transport factor 2 family protein, with amino-acid sequence MHTLAPSTNTIVLCEQTVSAYSHARDAVDADKMRSLFIQDAQFELDGAVIVGRNAIAQNMLARANAPTKHLVSSVLVTPETVEKATAISYASVFIDKGAGFTATPEVIVEYQDTFEVTPEACLFSSRSLFVTPLGLEEND; translated from the coding sequence ATGCACACGCTCGCGCCGTCAACAAACACGATCGTTCTCTGCGAACAAACAGTGTCAGCGTACAGTCATGCACGTGATGCAGTAGACGCCGATAAAATGCGCAGCCTGTTTATACAAGATGCTCAATTTGAACTCGATGGAGCGGTCATCGTGGGGCGAAATGCAATTGCCCAGAACATGCTTGCAAGAGCCAACGCACCGACCAAACACCTGGTATCATCAGTGCTTGTGACACCAGAAACCGTGGAGAAAGCCACGGCTATCTCATACGCTTCGGTTTTTATTGATAAAGGCGCCGGATTTACCGCCACACCTGAAGTGATTGTTGAATATCAAGACACGTTCGAAGTGACACCAGAGGCTTGCTTGTTCTCAAGTCGCTCTCTTTTTGTGACGCCGCTTGGATTGGAAGAAAATGACTAA
- a CDS encoding Nramp family divalent metal transporter, which translates to MTKKAPGNIWAALGPGILFAGAAIGNSHLVQSTRAGAVFGLGLLLVVLFANVLKYPTFRFGPYYSAVTGRSLIEGYRDQGKPVLILFAISEFVVDAIIIAATAITTAAVSIALFDLQVKATHLAIAITIGSALLLKVGGYGFLERVSKAFVALLTICTLIATVIVLPKVPWGSVSFLPQQLDFATLSFMVALMGFMPAAMSLSVLQSLWVVAKSRQSQSMPPVQDVTLDLNIGYIGSALLAVCFVLMGAGVLFSDGIEPAASAGAFADQILSLYSNTLGSWSSYAVGVSVLLVMLTTLLTLLDGMPRMLAASWIVLSDTPENIEKPIDQTRSFFIILGLMVVLSSVVLLFLMSSFTGFIDFVTITSFLVAPLIAILNHVVVCGKTMPVTRRPSALMRAWSALSIVFLSCVSIGYFIVRFFA; encoded by the coding sequence ATGACTAAAAAAGCTCCTGGAAACATCTGGGCCGCCCTCGGACCCGGTATTCTTTTTGCCGGCGCCGCTATCGGAAATTCGCACCTCGTTCAGTCGACACGCGCGGGCGCGGTGTTTGGGCTCGGATTGTTGCTGGTCGTTCTTTTCGCCAACGTCTTAAAGTATCCAACGTTCCGATTTGGTCCATATTATTCGGCCGTCACTGGTCGGTCGCTGATTGAGGGATATCGAGATCAAGGCAAACCCGTCCTCATTCTATTTGCCATAAGTGAGTTCGTGGTTGATGCGATCATTATTGCCGCAACCGCGATTACGACAGCGGCTGTCTCAATCGCGCTTTTCGATTTACAAGTTAAAGCGACGCACCTCGCCATCGCAATTACAATAGGGTCTGCATTGCTATTAAAAGTCGGCGGATACGGCTTTCTCGAGCGCGTTTCTAAAGCTTTTGTCGCGCTGCTGACGATCTGCACATTGATCGCAACAGTCATCGTGTTGCCGAAAGTCCCGTGGGGTTCAGTGTCGTTTCTGCCTCAGCAGCTCGATTTCGCGACTTTGTCTTTCATGGTCGCCCTCATGGGGTTCATGCCGGCAGCGATGAGCCTTTCAGTGCTCCAGTCGCTTTGGGTCGTCGCAAAATCGAGGCAATCCCAATCGATGCCGCCAGTGCAAGACGTGACATTGGATTTGAATATTGGATACATCGGATCTGCGCTGCTCGCCGTCTGCTTTGTGCTCATGGGCGCAGGCGTATTGTTCTCAGACGGAATAGAGCCTGCGGCGAGCGCAGGGGCTTTCGCTGATCAAATCCTATCTCTCTATTCGAACACGCTCGGAAGCTGGAGCAGCTATGCTGTGGGCGTATCCGTGCTTCTGGTGATGCTCACCACGCTCCTGACCCTATTGGATGGCATGCCCAGAATGCTTGCAGCGTCCTGGATCGTTCTTTCAGACACCCCTGAGAACATCGAAAAGCCAATCGACCAGACACGCTCCTTCTTCATCATCTTAGGGTTGATGGTCGTTCTAAGTTCCGTCGTTCTCTTATTTTTGATGTCGAGTTTTACTGGCTTCATCGATTTTGTGACCATCACCTCATTTTTGGTGGCACCTCTCATCGCGATCCTTAACCATGTCGTGGTCTGCGGAAAGACAATGCCTGTAACTCGACGACCTTCCGCGCTGATGCGCGCTTGGAGCGCTTTGAGCATCGTATTTTTGAGCTGCGTTTCAATTGGATACTTTATCGTTCGCTTTTTCGCTTGA
- a CDS encoding tripartite tricarboxylate transporter substrate-binding protein: protein MARFPEILNDGWVDQMSPARLRIAGKTLRDEIAKVFGTAFLLVCLVLALCLPAMAQTSQTDEWKPDKAVTVIVPSNPGGGFDQTARFLQRAITQNDLLATPIEVVNRGGGGGTIALAELVEQYKRRSDVLMITGFGMVGSTIMHDSDYSLNMTTPIARLTGEYQVIAVSANSPYNALSDLMSAFREDPKSISWAGGAAGGSDQIFIVQVAETMGISPSEVNYVAFTGGGETNAALMGGQVTAAITGYSEIAGIAESGRVRLLAISSPTRVLDPQLPTLQEQGIDLVFQNWRGIVAPPDITPAQRAFYVQLVEAATQTDFWQETLRRNGWEDAVLTQAAFSGFLQQSETRTRTTLESIGIEKSSNISAIGPDLFPRIALGGLILCGIIIFFPIAKNQLAGTSRLDADESDASRSGSWMNFLAACAASIAYVFGLSLFGFLIATPLFVFAILSIIQRSHWVKDFLIALALTFIIFFIFDRLLGVGIPAGRFGI from the coding sequence GTGGCACGATTTCCAGAAATCTTGAACGATGGTTGGGTCGACCAGATGAGCCCAGCACGTCTGAGGATCGCTGGAAAAACGTTGCGAGATGAGATTGCGAAAGTCTTCGGGACAGCCTTCCTGCTAGTTTGTTTAGTGCTCGCGCTTTGCCTGCCAGCCATGGCGCAGACATCACAAACAGATGAATGGAAACCAGATAAAGCGGTGACAGTCATTGTTCCGTCAAATCCAGGGGGCGGGTTCGATCAAACCGCCCGCTTTCTCCAGCGCGCAATTACCCAAAACGATCTCCTTGCAACGCCCATTGAAGTCGTCAACCGTGGCGGCGGCGGAGGAACCATCGCGCTTGCAGAACTTGTCGAACAATATAAACGCCGATCAGACGTGCTTATGATTACCGGGTTCGGCATGGTTGGCTCAACCATCATGCATGACAGCGATTACTCGCTAAATATGACCACGCCAATCGCGCGTCTAACAGGCGAGTATCAAGTGATCGCCGTATCAGCCAATTCTCCTTACAATGCGCTAAGTGACCTTATGTCGGCCTTTCGCGAAGATCCCAAAAGCATCAGTTGGGCAGGCGGCGCGGCAGGCGGTTCTGATCAAATCTTCATCGTTCAAGTCGCCGAGACGATGGGCATATCTCCATCTGAGGTAAACTATGTGGCCTTCACAGGGGGCGGAGAAACCAATGCTGCCTTGATGGGAGGTCAGGTCACAGCTGCCATTACAGGATATAGTGAGATTGCCGGGATCGCCGAGTCAGGACGCGTAAGGCTGCTTGCGATATCATCTCCGACACGTGTTTTAGACCCACAACTCCCAACGCTGCAGGAGCAGGGAATTGATCTTGTGTTTCAGAATTGGCGTGGGATCGTTGCGCCGCCAGATATTACGCCAGCACAGCGAGCCTTCTACGTGCAACTGGTTGAGGCGGCGACCCAAACAGACTTTTGGCAAGAAACACTGCGCAGAAATGGCTGGGAAGACGCTGTTCTCACGCAGGCCGCATTCTCAGGCTTTCTTCAACAGAGTGAAACGCGAACGCGAACGACGCTAGAGAGCATTGGCATAGAAAAGAGCTCGAACATTTCAGCAATTGGACCGGACCTTTTTCCGCGCATTGCACTCGGGGGTCTAATCCTCTGCGGAATTATTATCTTTTTCCCGATAGCGAAAAATCAGCTCGCCGGGACATCCCGTCTGGATGCAGATGAAAGTGATGCCAGCCGCTCTGGCTCTTGGATGAATTTCCTTGCCGCCTGCGCCGCTTCGATTGCTTACGTGTTTGGCTTATCCTTGTTTGGTTTTTTAATCGCGACGCCGCTTTTTGTCTTCGCGATCTTGTCGATCATTCAACGCTCTCATTGGGTCAAAGACTTTTTGATCGCGCTTGCCCTGACCTTCATAATTTTCTTCATCTTTGACCGGCTGCTCGGAGTTGGAATTCCGGCTGGGAGGTTTGGCATATGA
- a CDS encoding tripartite tricarboxylate transporter permease has protein sequence MNAFENILAGFGTALTPENLLFGLIGVLLGTAVGILPGLGPAVAISLLLPLTFGLEPTSAFIMFGGIYYGALYGGAITAILVNTPGSASAAVTTFDGYPLAQEGRTGAALTVAIIGSFIGGTFATLMLMLLAPNLVEIALGFGPSEYFALMLLALVLVSTVGGSSISKAIFATLLGVSIGLIGIDLQTGEARMTFGIPSLYSGVNIVIAAIGLFAVGEAFWIASGAKEEAKHVNQSNASRFAMSAAEWLRSSIAWVRGTVIGFFIGILPGAGGILASFVAYGTERRFSKHPDKFGHGVVEGVAAPEASNNAAAGGSMVPLLALGIPGSGTTAVMLVAFQIYGLQPGPLLFENSGDLVWALIASLYVTNVLLVVLNLPLVGVWSKLINLPPRLIFATVLVLSTIGAYSLKGSIGDVVIMYALGALAFVLRKFSFPIAPVLLGVLLGPLIEQEFRRAMSISGGEIDIFFTRPLSAFLIFVAIASLSLSIGSKLRPGAAKREPERADT, from the coding sequence ATGAACGCGTTTGAGAACATACTCGCGGGGTTCGGTACCGCGCTCACTCCAGAAAACTTATTGTTCGGACTGATCGGCGTTCTGCTCGGCACCGCTGTTGGAATATTGCCAGGGCTCGGGCCCGCAGTCGCCATCTCACTTCTGCTGCCATTGACGTTTGGATTAGAGCCGACGTCAGCCTTCATTATGTTTGGCGGCATTTATTATGGCGCCCTCTATGGCGGCGCCATTACTGCAATATTGGTGAATACCCCAGGCAGTGCATCGGCCGCGGTTACGACCTTTGACGGATACCCATTGGCGCAAGAGGGAAGAACTGGAGCAGCCCTCACAGTTGCAATTATTGGGTCTTTCATAGGTGGGACGTTCGCCACGCTGATGCTCATGTTGCTCGCGCCGAACCTGGTTGAAATTGCGCTTGGCTTTGGGCCATCAGAATATTTCGCTCTGATGCTTTTAGCTTTGGTGCTGGTCTCCACTGTCGGTGGCTCATCGATCTCAAAAGCTATATTCGCAACGCTGCTCGGCGTTTCCATCGGACTTATTGGTATTGATTTACAAACCGGCGAAGCAAGGATGACGTTTGGCATCCCGAGCCTTTACTCAGGCGTGAATATTGTGATCGCAGCGATCGGACTTTTCGCCGTCGGGGAAGCGTTCTGGATCGCATCGGGCGCGAAAGAAGAGGCGAAACATGTAAATCAATCCAACGCTTCGCGATTTGCTATGAGCGCCGCAGAATGGCTGCGCTCAAGTATTGCTTGGGTGCGCGGCACGGTCATTGGGTTCTTTATCGGTATTTTGCCAGGCGCAGGCGGGATCTTAGCCTCATTCGTCGCATATGGCACAGAGCGACGTTTTTCCAAACATCCAGACAAATTTGGTCACGGGGTCGTGGAAGGTGTTGCGGCGCCAGAAGCATCGAACAACGCGGCTGCTGGCGGCAGCATGGTGCCACTCTTAGCGCTTGGTATTCCAGGGTCGGGCACGACCGCCGTGATGCTTGTCGCATTTCAAATCTATGGTTTGCAACCAGGGCCGTTACTGTTTGAGAATAGTGGGGATTTGGTGTGGGCGCTGATCGCGAGCCTATATGTCACCAATGTTCTGCTCGTCGTCTTAAACTTGCCGCTCGTAGGCGTTTGGTCGAAACTCATTAACCTCCCGCCACGTCTGATATTTGCCACCGTGCTCGTCCTATCAACCATCGGGGCCTATAGTTTGAAGGGGAGTATTGGTGACGTCGTGATCATGTACGCGCTCGGCGCTTTAGCCTTCGTGTTGCGCAAATTCAGTTTCCCCATCGCGCCCGTCCTACTCGGCGTTTTACTCGGACCTCTCATAGAACAAGAATTCAGACGCGCCATGTCCATATCTGGAGGCGAAATTGATATCTTCTTCACCAGACCGCTTTCAGCATTTCTCATTTTCGTGGCTATCGCTTCTCTCTCGCTATCAATCGGGTCGAAACTGCGACCCGGGGCCGCGAAGCGTGAACCGGAGCGTGCAGATACCTAA
- the hppD gene encoding 4-hydroxyphenylpyruvate dioxygenase, whose amino-acid sequence MTDLFENPAGLNGFEFIEFSAPEKGQLEPVFETMGFTKVAKHRSKDAELWRQGGINLITNYEPGSAAWYFAREHGPSACGMGFRVRNAGKAYQHLLDQGAEPVQVNCGPMEIHIPGIRGIGNSIIYLIDRYTQDGEGLSIYDIDFEFFPGVDKHPEGFGFELIDHLTHNVYGGRMSYWADFYEKLFNFQEIRYFDIKGEYTGLTSKALTAPDGKIRIPLNEEGKSGGGQIEEFLREFNGEGIQHIALICEDLLACWDKLKQGGVPFMTAPPETYYQMLDERLPGHGEPVSELQTRGILLDGTTEGGEPRLLLQIFAEPCIGPVFFEFIQRKGDYKEGFGEGNFKALFESIERDQVNRGVLNTEGAPA is encoded by the coding sequence ATGACAGACTTATTTGAAAACCCAGCCGGTCTCAACGGATTTGAGTTCATCGAATTTTCGGCTCCCGAAAAAGGTCAGCTCGAGCCTGTTTTTGAAACCATGGGCTTCACCAAAGTGGCCAAACATCGCTCAAAGGATGCCGAACTTTGGCGGCAGGGTGGGATCAATCTGATCACAAATTATGAGCCAGGCTCTGCAGCTTGGTATTTTGCACGCGAGCACGGGCCAAGCGCTTGCGGTATGGGATTTAGAGTGCGTAACGCGGGCAAGGCTTATCAGCATTTGCTCGATCAGGGAGCCGAACCCGTTCAAGTAAATTGCGGTCCCATGGAAATCCATATTCCCGGAATACGCGGTATCGGGAATTCGATTATCTATCTGATCGATCGCTATACGCAGGATGGGGAGGGGCTGTCGATTTACGATATTGATTTTGAGTTCTTTCCAGGCGTGGACAAGCATCCCGAGGGATTTGGCTTTGAACTCATCGATCACCTCACGCACAATGTTTATGGTGGCCGCATGTCATATTGGGCAGATTTTTATGAGAAGCTCTTCAATTTTCAAGAAATCCGCTACTTCGATATCAAAGGCGAGTATACAGGGCTAACCTCAAAAGCTTTGACCGCGCCAGATGGTAAAATCCGAATTCCATTGAACGAAGAAGGAAAGTCAGGCGGCGGTCAGATCGAAGAGTTTTTACGCGAGTTTAATGGCGAGGGGATCCAACATATCGCGCTTATTTGCGAAGACCTGCTCGCCTGTTGGGACAAGCTCAAACAAGGCGGTGTCCCTTTCATGACGGCGCCCCCAGAAACCTATTATCAGATGCTTGATGAACGCCTTCCAGGCCATGGCGAACCCGTCAGCGAGTTGCAGACGCGCGGAATCCTACTCGATGGTACCACTGAAGGCGGAGAGCCACGCTTGCTATTGCAAATCTTTGCCGAACCATGCATCGGCCCGGTCTTCTTCGAATTTATCCAACGCAAGGGCGACTATAAAGAAGGCTTTGGGGAGGGTAATTTTAAGGCTCTGTTCGAAAGCATCGAGCGCGATCAAGTTAATCGCGGCGTGCTCAATACCGAAGGAGCTCCGGCATGA
- a CDS encoding VOC family protein — protein MTVPSLNGIHHVAYRCRDAKETVEFYSQALGMRFTTAFAENHVPSTGAYDPYMHVFLDAGNGNVLAFFELPQQPDMDRDRNTPEWVQHLAFRVDSVADLEAAKSHLEGMGLDVLGPTHHGIFKSIYFFDPNGHRVELAADIGTDEQYSELSRVAEPMLEEWSETKEAPQHAAWLHEIARAEHGEKT, from the coding sequence ATGACCGTTCCGAGCTTGAATGGGATCCATCATGTCGCTTATCGGTGCAGAGACGCAAAAGAAACGGTCGAATTTTACAGCCAAGCCTTGGGCATGAGGTTTACGACCGCTTTCGCCGAGAATCACGTGCCATCGACAGGGGCTTACGATCCCTACATGCATGTCTTTTTGGATGCCGGAAATGGTAATGTTTTGGCGTTTTTTGAACTGCCACAGCAACCCGATATGGACCGAGATCGTAACACCCCTGAATGGGTTCAACATCTTGCATTTCGCGTCGATAGCGTGGCCGATCTTGAGGCGGCCAAAAGCCATTTGGAAGGCATGGGGCTAGACGTTCTAGGCCCAACCCATCACGGCATTTTTAAATCGATCTACTTTTTCGATCCAAACGGTCATCGAGTTGAGCTCGCCGCAGATATCGGGACAGATGAACAATACTCAGAACTTTCTAGGGTTGCTGAGCCAATGCTTGAAGAATGGTCTGAAACCAAGGAGGCGCCGCAGCACGCCGCCTGGTTGCATGAGATCGCGCGCGCCGAACACGGCGAAAAAACGTGA